Proteins co-encoded in one Fusarium fujikuroi IMI 58289 draft genome, chromosome FFUJ_chr06 genomic window:
- a CDS encoding probable Vacuolar ATP synthase subunit E yields the protein MSQHALSDQQVNNELSKMTAFIKQEAMEKAREIEIKANEEFEIEKSKLVRQETDAIDSQYEKKFKQATMSQQITRSTVANKTRLKVLGARQELLDNIFEEAQKKLAEGAKDKGKYQKALKGLLLEGFYALDEPELQVRARKKDYDVVKKAIEEAAKEFKKELGKDITAKIQEDDPLPEGIAGGVVVISGNGKIDIDNTFEARLRLLEESAAPAVREALFGKNPNRKFFD from the exons ATGTCGCAACACGCCTTGTCCGACCAGCAG GTCAACAATGAGCTCAGCAAGATGACGGCGTTCATCaagcaagaagccatggagAAGGCCCGCGAGatcgagatcaaggccaacgaGGAGTTCGAGATCGAGAAGTCCAAGCTCGTCCGCCAGGAGACAGACGCCATCGATAGCCAGTAcgagaagaagttcaagcagGCCACCATGTCCCAGCAGATCACCCGCTCAACCGTTGCCAACAAGACGCGACTCAAGGTCCTCGGCGCCCGCCAGGAGCTGCTCGACAACATATTTGAGGAggcccagaagaagctcgccGAGGGTGCCAAGGATAAGGGCAAGTACCAAAAGGCCCTCAAAGGTCTTCTGCTCGAGGGTTTCTACGCTCTTGATGAGCCTGAGCTCCAAGTCCGCGCGCGCAAGAAGGATTacgatgttgtcaagaaggccatcgaggaggctgccaaggagttcaagaaggagcttgGAAAGGACATTACAGCAAAGATTCAAGAGGACGATCCTCTCCCTGAGGGAAT TGCTGGCGGTGTGGTTGTTATCAGTGGAAATGGAAAGATTGACATCGACAACACTTTTGAGGCGAGATTGCGACTCTTGGAAGAGTCTGCTGCTCCTGCAGTACGAGAGGCTCTATTCGGCAAGAATCCTAACCGCAAGTTCTTCGACTAA